The proteins below come from a single Fusobacterium sp. genomic window:
- the dapF gene encoding diaminopimelate epimerase: MKFSKMQAAGNDFILINGMIEKSSSWNETAKKVCDRHFGVGADGLMFCERSSKADIKMNYYNSDGSRGEMCGNGIRCFAKFVYDNEIVTKNEFSVETDAGIKYIKLNIDISGNIEYLKVDMEKIDFRRKSIPCTIKKENILEEEIFIKNKKVVFSSVLMGVPHTTIFVESFDEYDVNEIGRLMEKNDIFPQKTNVNFAKIIGKDTIMIKTWERGAGRTLACGTGCCATAALAHKLGKIKENKIKLMAEGGELFIEIGEDYKITMSGKAETICHGEFLK; encoded by the coding sequence ATGAAATTTTCAAAAATGCAGGCAGCAGGGAATGACTTTATTCTAATTAATGGGATGATAGAAAAATCTTCAAGCTGGAATGAAACAGCCAAAAAAGTTTGTGACAGACATTTTGGAGTAGGTGCAGATGGACTTATGTTTTGTGAAAGAAGTTCAAAAGCAGATATAAAAATGAACTATTACAATTCTGATGGTTCAAGAGGAGAGATGTGTGGTAATGGAATAAGATGCTTTGCAAAATTTGTATATGATAATGAAATTGTAACAAAGAATGAATTTTCAGTAGAAACAGATGCAGGAATAAAATATATAAAACTTAATATAGATATTTCAGGAAACATAGAATATCTTAAAGTTGATATGGAAAAAATTGATTTTAGAAGAAAATCAATTCCTTGTACCATAAAAAAAGAAAATATTTTGGAAGAAGAAATTTTTATAAAAAATAAGAAAGTAGTTTTCTCAAGTGTACTTATGGGAGTTCCACATACAACTATTTTTGTAGAAAGTTTTGATGAATATGACGTAAATGAAATAGGAAGACTTATGGAAAAAAATGATATATTTCCTCAAAAAACAAATGTAAATTTTGCTAAAATAATAGGAAAGGATACTATAATGATAAAAACATGGGAAAGGGGAGCTGGAAGAACACTTGCATGTGGAACAGGATGCTGTGCAACAGCAGCACTAGCACATAAGTTGGGAAAAATAAAAGAAAATAAGATAAAACTTATGGCAGAAGGAGGAGAACTTTTCATAGAAATAGGGGAAGATTATAAAATAACTATGTCTGGAAAAGCAGAGACTATATGCCATGGAGAATTTTTAAAGTAA
- a CDS encoding YfcC family protein, with amino-acid sequence MSERTGTPEIKRKKYFEGMKIPHTYVIISCIVLLAFIATYLVPAGVYQRVLDPVSGRNIIDPATFQYVENTPVMFFSMTQPNLFTSFVKGLKNSAGIVFFTFLVCGSFNMMQKTGAIEGGIARIALLLRNKSMLLIPIVVFVFSIGGVTIGMNTEAIAFVPLGIVMARALGFDAMVGMSIVALGAGVGFVGGFVNPFTVGVAQQVSQLPIYSGMGYRVVVYVILYIVTCIYITRYAHKVKSNPESSVVRELEKNDNFSIDFDTLPKLTGAQKIVLGIFFLGFGTIIYGVLKYGWGTDELISVFLLMGISSSFVCGIGPSKAAENFIEGAKGVLFGALSIGIANAVLVILQQGQVIDSILHSLSQAISHLPGYISVVLMYITQIFTNIFIPSGSGQAATTMPIMAPLGDLLGISRQTTVLAFQYGDGFTNYINPTASGLMSYLAIAKIPYEKWVKWMGPLMGIWLSIGAAAVIIAYIIGY; translated from the coding sequence ATGTCAGAAAGAACAGGAACACCTGAAATAAAAAGAAAGAAATATTTTGAAGGAATGAAAATTCCTCATACATATGTAATAATTTCATGTATTGTATTACTCGCATTTATAGCAACATATCTTGTTCCAGCAGGAGTATATCAAAGAGTTCTAGATCCAGTATCAGGAAGAAATATTATAGATCCAGCAACTTTTCAATATGTAGAAAACACCCCTGTAATGTTTTTTTCAATGACACAGCCTAATCTTTTTACATCATTTGTAAAAGGTTTGAAAAATTCAGCAGGAATTGTATTTTTTACTTTTCTAGTATGTGGTTCTTTTAATATGATGCAAAAAACGGGAGCTATTGAAGGTGGGATAGCAAGAATAGCTCTTCTTTTGAGGAATAAAAGTATGCTTCTTATTCCAATTGTTGTATTTGTATTTTCAATTGGAGGAGTTACAATAGGAATGAATACAGAAGCTATAGCATTTGTTCCTTTAGGAATAGTAATGGCAAGAGCTCTTGGATTTGATGCTATGGTGGGAATGTCAATAGTAGCTCTTGGAGCGGGAGTTGGATTTGTTGGAGGATTTGTAAATCCCTTCACTGTAGGAGTGGCTCAACAAGTGTCACAACTTCCTATATATTCTGGAATGGGATATAGAGTTGTAGTATATGTGATTCTCTATATTGTAACTTGTATCTATATAACTAGATATGCTCATAAGGTAAAATCTAATCCAGAGAGCAGTGTAGTAAGAGAATTAGAAAAAAATGATAATTTTAGTATAGATTTTGATACTCTTCCAAAGCTTACTGGGGCACAAAAAATTGTCTTAGGAATATTTTTTCTAGGATTTGGAACAATAATTTATGGAGTACTTAAATATGGATGGGGAACAGATGAACTTATAAGTGTATTTTTATTAATGGGGATATCATCAAGCTTTGTATGTGGAATAGGGCCAAGTAAAGCTGCAGAAAATTTTATAGAGGGAGCTAAAGGAGTTTTATTTGGAGCCTTATCTATCGGAATAGCAAATGCTGTATTAGTAATTTTACAACAAGGTCAAGTAATAGATTCTATATTACATTCATTATCTCAGGCAATTTCTCATCTTCCAGGATATATATCTGTTGTATTGATGTACATAACTCAAATATTTACAAATATATTTATTCCATCTGGTTCAGGACAAGCAGCAACAACAATGCCAATCATGGCTCCACTTGGAGATTTATTAGGAATATCAAGACAGACAACAGTTTTAGCATTTCAGTATGGAGATGGGTTTACAAATTATATAAATCCAACAGCAAGTGGATTAATGAGTTATTTAGCTATAGCAAAAATTCCATATGAGAAATGGGTAAAATGGATGGGACCTTTAATGGGAATATGGTTGTCTATTGGAGCAGCAGCAGTAATAATAGCCTATATAATTGGATATTAA